In one Terriglobia bacterium genomic region, the following are encoded:
- a CDS encoding aminotransferase class I/II-fold pyridoxal phosphate-dependent enzyme produces MKKPTPAKYGTQTTAIHAGEAARHGVSAPVDTPIVRSSTFTFPNTREMKRWAEGKSKAYIYTRYGNPTLAVAEEKIAALEGTEAAVVTASGMAAISSALLAVLKAGDEVISTAQLYGGSYRLMRDILPDLGIHARFVEADLAGIGGCLTPRTKALYVETPTNPTLRLVDLHKAVSFAKEHGLVSLIDNTFATPILQQPAALGYDLIAHSATKYLGGHTDLIAGAVAGSREWVARVRRMVIYLGGSMDPQAAHLLLRGIRTLGVRVERQCANAMAVAKFLEKHPKVARVHYPGLASHPDHRLAKKQMRGFGTMMAFDLKGGLPAASRFCDRVRLFLLAASLGGVESLVVLPIYTSHYNMSKEELQRAGVRPGTVRVSVGLEDAPDLLADLRQALA; encoded by the coding sequence ATGAAAAAACCCACCCCTGCGAAATACGGCACCCAGACCACGGCCATTCATGCCGGAGAGGCGGCGCGGCACGGCGTCAGCGCGCCAGTGGATACACCCATCGTCCGCTCGTCCACCTTCACGTTTCCCAATACCCGGGAGATGAAGCGCTGGGCCGAGGGCAAGAGCAAAGCGTACATCTACACGCGCTACGGCAATCCCACGCTGGCCGTCGCCGAGGAAAAGATTGCGGCGCTGGAGGGCACGGAAGCCGCGGTGGTGACAGCCTCGGGGATGGCCGCGATCTCCTCCGCGCTCCTCGCCGTGTTGAAAGCCGGAGATGAAGTCATCTCCACGGCCCAGCTCTACGGCGGAAGCTACCGCCTGATGCGCGACATTCTCCCGGACCTGGGCATCCACGCGCGGTTTGTGGAAGCGGACCTCGCCGGCATCGGCGGCTGCCTGACCCCGCGCACAAAAGCGCTGTACGTCGAAACGCCGACCAATCCGACGCTGCGCCTGGTGGACCTGCACAAGGCTGTGTCTTTTGCCAAAGAGCACGGCTTGGTCTCCCTGATCGACAATACTTTCGCCACTCCCATCCTGCAGCAGCCGGCGGCTCTGGGTTACGACCTCATCGCGCACAGCGCCACGAAGTATCTCGGCGGGCATACCGACCTGATCGCCGGTGCGGTGGCGGGGAGCCGCGAGTGGGTCGCGCGCGTGCGCCGGATGGTCATCTATCTCGGGGGCTCGATGGACCCGCAGGCGGCGCACCTGCTGCTCCGCGGCATACGCACGCTGGGCGTGCGCGTCGAGCGCCAGTGCGCCAACGCGATGGCCGTGGCGAAATTCCTGGAGAAGCATCCGAAGGTCGCGCGGGTGCATTACCCCGGCCTGGCCTCGCACCCGGACCACCGGCTGGCGAAAAAGCAGATGCGCGGCTTCGGAACGATGATGGCTTTCGATCTGAAGGGCGGGCTGCCCGCGGCCAGCCGCTTCTGCGACCGCGTGCGGCTGTTTCTGCTGGCGGCCAGCCTGGGCGGGGTGGAATCGCTGGTGGTGCTGCCTATCTACACCTCGCACTACAACATGAGCAAGGAAGAACTGCAGCGGGCGGGGGTGCGTCCGGGGACGGTGCGCGTCTCGGTGGGGCTGGAAGACGCCCCCGACCTCCTCGCGGATTTGCGGCAGGCGCTGGCCTAG
- a CDS encoding GGDEF domain-containing protein: MAFDRAELDKLERRELHLTILSALIVLVLASGVALLMYPLVFVHVDPVNKWTPRIAFFGFCTLSLLFVGYLLDRHSTVRELKRRLLEELNRNLQLRDQASVDVLQTIPDMNHFQHRLTQEFRRAASQNSALSLLLVQVTLEDNEANTPAGKTALGEAARALARKLRPTDSIYQFGTGLFGVILPDLSPETARQLTLRVGEFLRAVGESAKFSSQVLQYDYPKDVASVQEMEEIVDSLLPGARTLPVDAG; this comes from the coding sequence ATGGCCTTTGATCGTGCCGAACTGGACAAACTGGAGCGCCGCGAGCTGCATCTGACGATTCTGTCCGCGTTGATCGTCCTGGTTCTCGCGAGCGGCGTCGCCCTGCTCATGTACCCGCTGGTCTTCGTGCACGTGGACCCAGTCAACAAATGGACGCCGCGCATCGCCTTCTTCGGCTTCTGCACGCTGTCCCTGCTTTTTGTGGGCTACCTGCTGGACCGCCACTCCACCGTGCGCGAACTGAAAAGGCGCCTGCTCGAAGAGCTCAACCGCAACCTGCAATTGCGCGATCAGGCCAGCGTGGACGTCCTGCAGACCATCCCGGACATGAACCACTTTCAGCACCGCCTGACGCAGGAATTCCGCCGCGCGGCCAGCCAGAATAGCGCCCTTTCCCTGCTTCTGGTGCAGGTGACCCTCGAGGATAACGAAGCCAATACGCCGGCGGGCAAGACCGCCCTCGGCGAAGCGGCCCGGGCCTTGGCCCGCAAACTGCGCCCCACCGACTCCATCTACCAATTCGGGACGGGTCTGTTCGGCGTGATCCTGCCGGATCTCTCTCCGGAAACAGCCAGGCAGCTTACGCTCCGCGTGGGCGAATTTCTCCGCGCGGTCGGGGAGAGCGCAAAATTTTCCTCCCAGGTCCTGCAGTACGACTACCCCAAAGACGTCGCCAGCGTGCAGGAGATGGAAGAGATCGTCGATTCCCTGCTGCCCGGGGCGCGAACCCTGCCCGTGGACGCCGGCTGA
- a CDS encoding cold-shock protein, which yields MSKEQGTVKWFNAGKGFGFIQRQSGEDVFVHFSAIVAEGYKSLNEGQAVEFEVTKGPKGLQASNVQPL from the coding sequence GTGAGTAAAGAACAAGGAACAGTGAAGTGGTTCAACGCCGGCAAGGGCTTCGGATTCATTCAGCGCCAGAGTGGCGAGGATGTTTTCGTGCACTTCTCCGCGATCGTCGCGGAGGGGTACAAGTCCCTCAATGAAGGCCAGGCGGTTGAATTCGAAGTGACCAAGGGCCCCAAGGGCCTGCAAGCCTCGAACGTTCAGCCTCTGTAA
- a CDS encoding transglycosylase SLT domain-containing protein — translation MKRRVHIAGGILLLALGVAGCEDAARRPAQARGTARQPGHIPALAAAQTAPATLPPLPLNSPGAGRLGALIPRIAGAREYLLAQVQAKFAAGEEEYKAGHLAAARRDFDAAVDRLLESGYDLSADPQLGGLFRRIVDTVYGYELQAFRAGDGFEEAPAVAAPIDEVAEMTFPVDPRLKDRAEEAAKNVSHDLPLTVNDTVLSYLNFFQTPRGRAIVETGLRRAGRYRGMIARVLREEGLPQDLIYLAQAESAFQPQALSRAGARGIWQFVAYRGQQYGLRHTWWVDERQDPEKATRAAARHLRDLYAQFGDWYLTMAAYNCGPGNVQKAVERTGYADFWELYKRNVLPRETKNYVPIILALTLIAKDAAHYGIAVEPETPLKTDVVKPERPIDLRLVAETIDVDVETLRALNPALLRLVTPAEPGYELRLPQGTADRFFAEIAAIPADKWVSWRRHRVEAGETLTAIAKRFRVTPAAIAQVNSLERSQPLEPGQKLIIPAAQSAAARNRLVRYRVRRGDTLDGIADRFSVSSEEVRRWNRLRAKRVGRGMVLRIYTLGGGPERAPAAHAHRPGSRARKSLAGGSVAAQGKP, via the coding sequence ATGAAGCGAAGGGTGCACATCGCCGGCGGGATTCTTCTGCTGGCCCTGGGCGTGGCCGGCTGCGAGGACGCAGCGCGGCGCCCGGCGCAGGCCCGCGGCACGGCCCGGCAGCCCGGGCACATACCGGCGCTCGCGGCGGCGCAGACCGCCCCGGCAACTCTTCCCCCGCTGCCCCTGAACAGCCCGGGTGCGGGGCGCCTGGGCGCACTCATCCCGCGGATTGCAGGCGCCCGGGAGTACCTGCTGGCGCAGGTGCAGGCCAAATTCGCGGCCGGCGAAGAGGAATACAAGGCCGGGCATCTGGCGGCCGCGCGGCGCGATTTCGACGCCGCGGTGGACCGGCTGCTGGAGAGCGGCTACGACCTGAGCGCGGACCCCCAGCTGGGCGGGCTGTTCCGGCGCATCGTGGACACCGTCTACGGCTACGAACTGCAGGCCTTCCGCGCGGGGGACGGTTTTGAAGAGGCCCCGGCAGTGGCCGCGCCGATCGACGAAGTCGCGGAGATGACCTTTCCCGTGGATCCGCGGCTGAAGGACCGCGCCGAAGAGGCGGCCAAGAACGTTTCGCACGACCTGCCGCTGACGGTCAACGACACGGTTCTCTCGTATTTGAATTTTTTCCAGACCCCGCGCGGGCGGGCCATCGTGGAAACCGGGCTGCGCCGCGCCGGGCGCTACCGCGGGATGATCGCGCGGGTGCTGCGCGAAGAGGGCCTGCCGCAGGACCTCATCTATCTGGCGCAGGCGGAGAGCGCCTTCCAGCCGCAGGCGTTGTCGCGCGCCGGGGCCCGCGGCATCTGGCAGTTTGTGGCCTACCGCGGGCAGCAGTACGGCTTGCGCCACACCTGGTGGGTGGACGAGCGGCAAGACCCGGAAAAGGCCACGCGCGCGGCGGCGCGCCATCTGCGCGATCTCTACGCGCAGTTCGGCGACTGGTATCTGACCATGGCCGCGTACAACTGCGGCCCGGGCAACGTGCAGAAGGCCGTGGAGCGCACCGGCTACGCCGATTTCTGGGAGCTTTACAAGCGCAACGTGTTGCCCCGGGAGACCAAGAACTACGTGCCTATCATCCTGGCGCTGACGCTGATCGCCAAGGACGCCGCGCACTACGGCATCGCCGTGGAGCCGGAAACGCCGCTGAAGACCGACGTGGTCAAGCCGGAGCGGCCCATCGACCTGCGCCTGGTGGCGGAAACCATCGACGTGGACGTGGAGACGCTGCGCGCGCTGAACCCCGCGCTGCTGCGCCTGGTCACGCCCGCGGAGCCGGGCTACGAGCTGCGCCTGCCCCAGGGCACCGCGGACCGTTTTTTCGCGGAGATCGCGGCCATTCCCGCGGACAAGTGGGTGAGCTGGCGGCGGCACCGCGTGGAAGCGGGAGAGACGCTGACGGCCATCGCCAAGCGCTTTCGCGTGACCCCGGCGGCCATCGCCCAAGTCAACAGCCTGGAACGCAGCCAGCCGCTGGAGCCGGGGCAAAAGCTGATCATCCCGGCGGCGCAGTCGGCAGCGGCCAGGAACCGCCTGGTGCGTTACCGCGTGCGCCGCGGCGACACTCTGGACGGCATCGCCGACCGCTTCAGCGTGAGCAGCGAAGAGGTGCGGCGCTGGAACCGCTTGCGCGCCAAGCGCGTTGGCCGCGGCATGGTGCTGCGCATCTACACGCTGGGCGGTGGCCCGGAGCGGGCCCCCGCGGCGCATGCGCACCGGCCCGGCTCGCGGGCGCGCAAGAGCTTGGCCGGGGGCTCCGTGGCCGCCCAAGGAAAGCCCTGA
- a CDS encoding phosphatidylinositol kinase: MLRALEQIRRMRGGAQAHLVRCSDGHYYVVKFQNNPQHKRVLVNELLGTRLAARLGLPTAPLAVVDVPEELIRLTPELAMELARTRIPCLPGLQFGSRYPGDPRHLTLHDFLPDEQLRAVENLHDFAGMLVFDKWTCNTNGRQTLFFREREAGGAAGASAGGAPEAYKTVMIDQGFCFNAGEWNFPDAPLRGLYARNRVYEGVTGMESFAPWLERLESRITESVLDDVSREIPPQWYDDDLGALYALLEQLQRRKKRVPDLLREARKSSRQPFPNWT; this comes from the coding sequence ATGTTGCGTGCTCTGGAGCAGATCCGGCGGATGCGCGGCGGCGCCCAGGCGCACCTGGTGCGCTGCAGCGACGGGCACTACTACGTGGTCAAGTTCCAGAATAATCCGCAACATAAACGGGTTCTGGTGAACGAACTGCTAGGAACCAGGCTGGCGGCGCGCCTGGGGCTGCCTACGGCGCCGCTGGCCGTCGTGGACGTGCCGGAAGAGCTGATCCGGCTGACGCCGGAGCTGGCCATGGAACTGGCGCGCACGCGCATCCCCTGCCTGCCGGGACTGCAGTTCGGCTCGCGCTATCCGGGGGATCCGCGGCACCTGACGCTGCACGACTTTTTGCCCGACGAGCAGCTGCGCGCGGTGGAAAACCTGCACGACTTTGCGGGCATGCTGGTCTTCGACAAATGGACCTGCAACACCAACGGCCGCCAGACGCTCTTCTTCCGCGAGCGCGAGGCGGGGGGCGCCGCGGGCGCAAGCGCGGGGGGCGCGCCGGAGGCTTACAAGACGGTGATGATCGACCAGGGCTTCTGCTTCAACGCCGGGGAATGGAACTTTCCGGACGCCCCGCTGCGCGGGCTCTACGCGCGCAACCGCGTCTACGAAGGGGTCACCGGAATGGAATCTTTCGCGCCGTGGCTGGAGCGCCTGGAGTCGCGCATCACCGAAAGCGTGCTGGACGACGTGAGCCGCGAGATTCCTCCGCAGTGGTACGACGACGATCTGGGCGCGCTCTACGCCCTGCTGGAGCAGTTGCAGCGGCGCAAAAAGCGCGTGCCGGACCTGCTGCGCGAGGCTCGAAAATCATCCCGGCAACCGTTTCCGAACTGGACGTGA
- a CDS encoding DUF3037 domain-containing protein: MPETSAPASTERQACAYRILRYTPNLVRDEWVNVGVLVYNPATGERRLRLVEEPGEYARVRRLHPGADEALLRALRDDLERQFAAASGDWQQLLAKWDSTLSNALQLAPQKGVLAGDLDAELERLYADHVAPPAPRAGALERPGSRGAVRGYCNQVFRQARLWERLEKNIRVDDFTFPGDPMKLDYGYRRNGTRGFVQTLSVTRTPADAKLLAYTAERIRGKTSSAEFAAVTDVPLAADNERHRFVRDTLRDAGVEPVPLEGFAVWVAKLKPMIQ; this comes from the coding sequence ATGCCTGAAACCTCTGCTCCGGCAAGCACCGAGCGGCAAGCCTGCGCCTACCGCATCCTGCGCTACACGCCCAACCTGGTCCGCGACGAGTGGGTCAATGTCGGCGTGCTGGTCTACAACCCGGCCACCGGCGAACGCCGCCTGCGCCTGGTCGAAGAACCCGGCGAATACGCGCGCGTGCGCCGCCTGCACCCCGGCGCCGACGAGGCCCTGCTGCGCGCGCTGCGCGACGACCTCGAACGGCAGTTCGCCGCCGCCAGCGGCGATTGGCAGCAGCTGCTCGCCAAGTGGGACAGCACACTTTCCAACGCCCTGCAGCTGGCCCCCCAGAAGGGCGTGCTGGCCGGCGACCTGGACGCCGAGCTGGAGCGCCTCTACGCCGACCACGTGGCCCCGCCCGCCCCGCGCGCCGGGGCTCTGGAACGCCCGGGAAGCCGCGGCGCCGTGCGCGGCTACTGCAACCAGGTCTTCCGCCAGGCGCGCCTCTGGGAGCGCCTGGAAAAAAATATCCGCGTGGACGACTTCACGTTCCCTGGCGACCCCATGAAGCTGGACTACGGCTACCGCAGAAACGGCACGCGCGGCTTCGTGCAGACGCTCTCCGTCACCCGCACTCCGGCCGACGCCAAGCTCCTGGCCTACACCGCGGAGCGCATCCGCGGCAAAACCTCCTCCGCGGAATTCGCCGCGGTCACCGACGTGCCCCTGGCCGCGGACAACGAGCGCCACCGCTTCGTGCGCGACACCCTGCGCGACGCCGGCGTGGAACCCGTGCCGCTCGAGGGCTTCGCTGTGTGGGTGGCCAAACTCAAGCCGATGATTCAGTAA
- a CDS encoding 2-oxo acid dehydrogenase subunit E2: protein MAVDVVMPQMGESIFEGTITKWLKKPGDRVERDEPLFEISTDKVDAEIPAPAAGVLKEIKVGEGQTVPIQTIVGVIEAAGAAVAAAAPAAAPAKPAAPAPQAAVAPLPAARPAAAPAAAPVPAAAAEEERIHSSPLVRRLAKEHGIDLSTVQGTGAGGRISKEDIMAIIEGGARPAAAPAAVAPAAPRPAPTTSAAMPAVHGAQFHAVLETAVPPEKIYFGSYEVQPMSVMRQRIAEHMVTSKHVSPHVYSVDEIDMTRVAGLRAKHKDEFEKRYETKLTFMPFFVKAAVAGLRAFPTLNASLDGTNVVLHKEINIGIAVALDWGLLVPVVKSADEKNLLGIQRTMNDLAERARSKKLKPDEVQEGTFSITNPGVFGGLFGLPVISQPNVAILGLGTIEKRPVVVDDAIAIRSMCYVTLSYDHRVVDGAIAHQFLHKVRETLENWAEPVL from the coding sequence ATGGCTGTTGACGTGGTAATGCCCCAGATGGGCGAAAGCATTTTCGAAGGCACGATCACCAAGTGGCTGAAGAAGCCCGGGGACCGCGTGGAGCGCGATGAGCCGCTCTTCGAAATCTCCACCGACAAAGTGGACGCGGAGATCCCCGCGCCCGCCGCGGGGGTGCTCAAGGAGATCAAGGTTGGCGAGGGGCAGACCGTGCCCATTCAGACCATCGTCGGCGTGATTGAGGCCGCCGGCGCTGCGGTAGCCGCTGCGGCGCCCGCCGCGGCTCCGGCCAAGCCCGCCGCGCCCGCTCCCCAGGCCGCTGTGGCGCCGCTACCGGCGGCCAGACCCGCTGCGGCCCCGGCGGCGGCGCCCGTGCCGGCCGCTGCCGCCGAGGAGGAGCGCATTCACAGCTCGCCGCTGGTGCGCCGCCTGGCCAAGGAACACGGCATCGACCTCTCCACCGTGCAGGGTACGGGCGCCGGAGGGCGCATCAGCAAGGAAGACATTATGGCCATCATCGAAGGCGGGGCGCGGCCGGCGGCGGCTCCGGCTGCCGTGGCGCCCGCCGCTCCCCGTCCGGCTCCCACCACGTCTGCGGCGATGCCCGCGGTGCACGGCGCGCAGTTCCACGCGGTGCTGGAAACGGCCGTGCCGCCCGAGAAGATCTATTTCGGAAGCTACGAGGTGCAGCCGATGTCGGTGATGCGGCAGCGCATCGCCGAGCACATGGTGACGTCCAAGCACGTCTCGCCGCACGTCTACTCGGTGGACGAGATCGACATGACCAGGGTGGCCGGGCTGCGCGCCAAGCACAAGGACGAGTTCGAAAAGCGCTACGAAACCAAGCTGACCTTCATGCCCTTCTTCGTGAAGGCCGCGGTGGCCGGGCTGCGGGCCTTCCCCACGCTGAACGCCTCGCTGGACGGCACGAACGTGGTCCTGCACAAGGAGATCAACATCGGCATCGCCGTGGCCCTGGACTGGGGGCTGCTGGTGCCGGTGGTGAAGAGCGCCGACGAGAAGAACCTGCTGGGCATCCAGCGCACGATGAACGACCTGGCGGAGCGCGCGCGCTCGAAGAAACTGAAACCCGATGAGGTGCAGGAAGGGACCTTCTCGATCACCAACCCGGGGGTCTTCGGCGGGCTTTTTGGCCTGCCGGTGATCAGCCAGCCCAACGTAGCCATCCTGGGGCTGGGGACCATCGAGAAGCGGCCCGTGGTGGTGGACGACGCCATCGCCATCCGCTCCATGTGCTACGTCACGCTGAGCTACGACCACCGGGTGGTGGACGGGGCCATCGCGCACCAGTTCCTGCACAAGGTGCGCGAGACGCTGGAGAACTGGGCCGAGCCGGTATTGTAA
- a CDS encoding alpha-ketoacid dehydrogenase subunit beta — protein MAPVTFLEAIKQAMFEEMERDPAVVLLGEDVGVYGGAFKTSEGLLERFGWERVIDTPISESAIIGAACGMSYLGLRPIAEMQFIDFIVCAFNQITNFVAKGHYLWGAPAPMVIRGPSGGGVRGGPFHSANPEMYFVHTPGLKIIYPSTPYDAKGLLKAAVRDNNPVLFFEHKFLYRRIKEELPAEEYTVPIGKAVVRRPGKHLTILSYAAMMHTSLEAAEKLAREGIEAEVIDLRTLLPLDEETILQSVKRTNKVLVVHEDTKTGGIAGEIAAILCEKAFGDLDGPVLRVTSLDTPVPYAPTLEEYFLPSAEKIIHAAKELARY, from the coding sequence ATGGCCCCGGTGACCTTTCTCGAAGCGATCAAGCAGGCCATGTTCGAAGAGATGGAACGCGACCCGGCGGTGGTGCTGCTCGGCGAGGACGTGGGCGTCTACGGCGGGGCCTTCAAGACCAGCGAGGGGCTGCTGGAGCGCTTCGGCTGGGAGCGGGTGATCGACACGCCCATCAGCGAGAGCGCCATCATCGGCGCGGCCTGCGGCATGAGCTACCTCGGCCTGCGGCCCATCGCGGAGATGCAGTTCATCGACTTCATCGTTTGCGCCTTCAACCAGATCACCAACTTCGTGGCCAAGGGGCACTACCTGTGGGGCGCGCCGGCGCCCATGGTTATCCGCGGGCCCTCCGGCGGCGGCGTGCGCGGCGGCCCGTTTCATTCCGCGAATCCGGAAATGTATTTCGTGCACACGCCGGGGCTGAAGATCATCTACCCTTCGACGCCCTACGACGCCAAGGGCCTGCTGAAGGCGGCCGTCCGCGACAACAATCCGGTGCTCTTCTTCGAGCACAAGTTTCTCTACCGGCGCATCAAGGAAGAGCTGCCCGCGGAGGAGTACACCGTGCCCATCGGCAAGGCCGTGGTGCGCCGACCGGGCAAGCACCTGACCATTCTTTCCTATGCGGCGATGATGCACACTTCGCTGGAGGCCGCGGAGAAGCTGGCCCGGGAAGGCATCGAGGCGGAAGTGATCGACCTGCGCACGCTGCTCCCGCTGGACGAGGAGACCATCCTGCAGTCGGTGAAGAGGACCAACAAGGTCCTGGTGGTGCACGAGGACACCAAGACCGGCGGGATTGCCGGAGAGATCGCCGCGATTCTGTGCGAGAAGGCTTTCGGCGATCTGGACGGCCCGGTCTTGCGCGTGACGTCGCTGGATACTCCGGTGCCGTATGCGCCGACGCTGGAAGAATATTTTCTGCCCAGCGCGGAAAAAATTATCCACGCCGCGAAGGAGCTGGCGCGGTATTGA
- a CDS encoding thiamine pyrophosphate-dependent dehydrogenase E1 component subunit alpha, which yields MKTELTRQQHLDLYYYMRLNRAVEDTMGKLFRQNKIVGGLYSSLGQEAISVGTAYALEKKDWLAPMIRNIGALLTKGVPPRDIFTQHMAKYTSPTLGKDGTSHFGDLENLHIVSPISMLGDLIPVMTGVALAGRYLGQKIVAMTWIGDGGSSTGVFHEGLNFAASQKAPFVLILENNQWAYSTPVRKQVPLVDLADRAKAYGISSYIVDGNDVAAVYTTAKEAVDRARAGEGPILIEAKTMRMRGHAQHDPAEYVPPEMFEYWKKRDPIARHEKFLLDEKLLDAQGKAEIEKKIDTLLEKDREFAENSPLPPPELAAEGVYCEGCHTPKPKWERPIAEVTPPRCSVEAVWQVEGFGRGKDVGVATTPLHFESAPAEKPGKPAAAAAASRPARKPAKAAAAKGKRR from the coding sequence ATGAAAACCGAGCTCACGCGGCAGCAGCACCTGGACCTCTACTACTACATGAGGCTCAACCGCGCCGTCGAAGACACGATGGGGAAGCTGTTCCGCCAGAACAAGATCGTGGGCGGACTGTACTCCAGCCTGGGGCAGGAAGCGATCTCCGTGGGCACGGCGTACGCGCTGGAGAAAAAGGACTGGCTGGCGCCGATGATTCGCAATATCGGGGCGCTGCTGACCAAGGGCGTTCCGCCGCGCGACATTTTCACCCAGCACATGGCCAAATACACCTCGCCGACGCTGGGCAAGGACGGCACCAGCCACTTCGGGGACCTGGAGAACCTGCACATCGTTTCGCCCATCTCCATGCTCGGGGACCTGATCCCGGTGATGACTGGGGTGGCCCTGGCCGGGCGCTATCTGGGGCAGAAGATCGTAGCCATGACCTGGATCGGCGATGGCGGCAGCTCGACGGGCGTGTTTCATGAAGGCTTGAACTTCGCGGCGTCGCAGAAGGCGCCCTTCGTGCTCATCCTGGAGAACAACCAGTGGGCCTATTCGACGCCGGTGCGGAAACAAGTGCCGCTGGTGGATCTGGCGGACCGCGCCAAGGCCTACGGGATTTCCAGCTACATCGTGGACGGCAACGACGTGGCGGCGGTGTACACCACGGCCAAGGAGGCGGTGGACCGGGCGCGCGCCGGCGAGGGGCCCATCCTGATCGAAGCCAAGACCATGCGCATGCGCGGCCACGCGCAGCACGACCCCGCCGAGTACGTGCCCCCGGAGATGTTCGAATACTGGAAGAAGCGCGACCCCATCGCGCGCCACGAAAAGTTTCTCCTGGACGAAAAGCTGCTCGACGCTCAAGGGAAAGCCGAAATCGAGAAGAAGATCGACACGCTGCTCGAGAAAGACCGCGAGTTTGCCGAAAATTCGCCGTTGCCGCCGCCGGAGCTGGCCGCGGAGGGCGTCTACTGCGAGGGCTGCCACACGCCGAAGCCCAAGTGGGAGCGGCCCATCGCCGAAGTGACGCCGCCGCGCTGCAGCGTGGAGGCGGTGTGGCAAGTGGAAGGCTTCGGGCGGGGCAAGGACGTGGGCGTGGCCACCACGCCGCTGCATTTCGAATCGGCGCCCGCGGAGAAGCCGGGCAAGCCGGCGGCCGCCGCAGCCGCCAGCAGGCCTGCCCGGAAACCGGCGAAAGCCGCGGCGGCGAAGGGCAAGAGGAGATAG
- the lipB gene encoding lipoyl(octanoyl) transferase LipB has protein sequence MNGCLIVELGRSGYAEAWALQKRVVAARKAGAIEDVLLLCEHPHVITLGRSGKREHLLASEELLRERGVELHPTDRGGDITYHGPGQIVGYPILNLGVIRRDVVWYVRTLEEVMIRATAEMGLAARREAGKTGVWVTTGKKEDLAPREEEPSEKLAAIGVHISRWVTSHGFAYNVAPDLRYFDLIVPCGIAGRKATSLEKLLGRSVERAEIAPRLVRHFGELFGLETQTATCGELLERLEACEQSVAVSA, from the coding sequence ATGAACGGCTGCCTCATTGTCGAGTTGGGCCGCAGCGGCTACGCCGAGGCGTGGGCGCTGCAGAAGCGTGTGGTGGCGGCACGCAAGGCGGGCGCGATCGAGGACGTGCTGCTGCTCTGCGAGCACCCGCACGTGATCACGCTGGGGCGCAGCGGCAAGCGCGAGCACCTGCTGGCTTCCGAGGAGCTGCTGCGGGAGCGCGGGGTGGAGCTGCACCCCACGGACCGCGGCGGGGACATCACCTATCACGGGCCGGGACAGATCGTCGGCTACCCGATCCTGAATCTCGGGGTTATCCGTCGCGACGTGGTCTGGTACGTGCGCACGCTGGAAGAGGTTATGATCCGGGCGACCGCGGAGATGGGGCTGGCCGCGAGGCGCGAGGCGGGGAAGACGGGTGTGTGGGTGACGACCGGGAAGAAAGAAGATTTGGCGCCGCGAGAAGAAGAACCGAGCGAGAAGCTGGCGGCGATCGGGGTGCACATCAGCCGCTGGGTCACCTCACACGGTTTCGCGTATAACGTGGCGCCGGACCTGCGCTATTTCGATCTGATCGTGCCGTGCGGGATCGCCGGGCGCAAGGCCACTTCGCTCGAGAAGCTGCTGGGGCGCAGCGTGGAGCGCGCGGAGATCGCTCCGCGCCTCGTGCGGCATTTCGGGGAACTGTTTGGTCTGGAGACGCAGACGGCAACGTGCGGGGAATTACTGGAGCGGCTGGAAGCCTGCGAGCAATCGGTCGCGGTTTCCGCGTAG